One window from the genome of Dyella sp. A6 encodes:
- a CDS encoding NAD-dependent epimerase/dehydratase family protein, whose translation MVRPRALLTGHTGFTGRYVARELEQAGYQVIGIASQASDDAPGQTIEADLLDRDAVQRAVADADADVVLHLAAIAFVAHGDVDEMYRVNVVGTRNLLEALAAAKKRPERVVLASSANVYGNADVEPITEDTPPAPANDYAVSKLAMEYMASLWMDKLPITLTRPFNYTGVGQNEKFLLPKIVNHFRRGERVIELGNIDIARDFQDVRFVARTYRQLLGARSCGNGNVVNICSGVAHSLMDIVHILEKIAGYQIKIQVNPAFVRANDVLRLTGCNKKLEQLIGPLDVVPMEQTLSWMYAA comes from the coding sequence ATGGTCAGGCCACGCGCACTTCTGACCGGGCATACGGGGTTCACGGGCCGCTATGTGGCTCGTGAACTGGAACAGGCGGGCTACCAGGTGATCGGCATCGCCAGTCAGGCAAGTGACGACGCTCCAGGCCAGACGATCGAGGCGGACCTGCTGGACCGGGATGCGGTCCAGCGTGCGGTCGCCGATGCCGATGCCGACGTCGTGCTGCATCTGGCCGCGATCGCGTTCGTTGCGCATGGCGACGTCGACGAAATGTATCGCGTCAATGTGGTCGGTACACGCAACCTGCTGGAGGCGTTGGCCGCAGCAAAAAAGCGACCGGAACGGGTTGTGCTGGCAAGCAGCGCCAATGTGTATGGCAACGCTGATGTCGAGCCGATCACGGAGGACACGCCTCCTGCGCCAGCCAATGATTACGCAGTGAGCAAATTAGCCATGGAATACATGGCAAGCTTATGGATGGATAAGCTACCGATAACTCTGACTCGTCCATTTAACTACACGGGTGTTGGGCAGAACGAGAAGTTCCTGCTGCCAAAAATCGTGAATCATTTCCGGCGTGGCGAGCGCGTAATCGAACTTGGTAACATAGACATAGCACGCGATTTCCAGGATGTGCGCTTCGTCGCTCGAACCTACCGCCAATTACTTGGGGCCCGTAGCTGTGGCAATGGCAACGTCGTGAACATTTGCTCGGGTGTGGCACACTCCTTGATGGATATCGTCCACATACTCGAAAAGATTGCTGGCTACCAAATAAAAATTCAGGTCAATCCGGCATTTGTACGCGCAAACGATGTCCTACGACTCACGGGATGTAACAAAAAGCTTGAACAACTTATCGGGCCGCTGGATGTCGTTCCGATGGAGCAGACTCTGTCCTGGATGTATGCGGCGTAA
- a CDS encoding phosphomannomutase codes for MPLKSFKAYDIRGRLPDELNEAMAERVGRAYAEVVGQGEVVVGYDVRLSSPGLARALTNGLRQAGCDVIDIGLCGTEEVYFQTAHRSVNGGIMVTASHNPIDFNGMKLVRRDSRPISGDTGLREIEDLVESGRFSDSATPGGLLRDTDKSAYIEHLLSYVNVGQLKPLRIVVNAGNGGAGLVVDELAKHLPFEFIRICHDPDGTFPHGIPNPLLPENRQATSDAVIAAKADFGIAWDGDFDRCFFFDSDGEFIEGYYLVGLLAAQLLETHPGSKIIHDPRLTWNTIDMVHASGGVPIESKTGHAFIKERMRAEDAIYGGEMSAHHYFRDFAYCDSGMIPWLLIAERISHTGISLKKMLAERIAAFPCSGEINFTVDDAAQVMNNLVTKYESLGGALNRTDGVSLAFSDWRFNVRVSNTEPLLRLNVESVADVELMKAKTVELSGYIRSNRS; via the coding sequence ATGCCATTGAAATCATTTAAGGCCTATGACATTCGAGGTCGACTGCCCGACGAGTTGAACGAAGCCATGGCTGAGCGTGTTGGTCGAGCGTACGCCGAGGTGGTGGGCCAAGGTGAAGTGGTTGTAGGCTACGACGTAAGGCTCAGTAGTCCTGGGCTGGCGCGAGCATTGACAAATGGACTGCGTCAAGCTGGCTGCGACGTCATCGATATAGGGCTGTGTGGAACCGAAGAAGTGTATTTTCAGACGGCGCATCGTAGCGTCAATGGCGGCATTATGGTGACGGCCAGCCATAATCCAATCGATTTCAATGGAATGAAACTTGTCCGCCGGGATTCACGGCCTATTAGCGGGGACACGGGGCTACGTGAGATCGAAGATCTTGTTGAGTCGGGACGGTTTTCCGATAGCGCCACACCAGGTGGTCTATTGCGGGATACGGACAAAAGCGCCTATATCGAGCATCTGCTAAGTTATGTGAATGTGGGTCAACTTAAGCCGCTTCGCATTGTCGTCAATGCAGGGAACGGCGGTGCCGGGTTGGTGGTGGATGAGCTTGCTAAACACCTCCCATTTGAGTTTATTCGCATTTGCCACGATCCGGACGGCACATTTCCTCACGGTATCCCGAATCCGCTATTGCCTGAGAATCGTCAGGCGACGAGCGATGCAGTAATTGCCGCAAAGGCAGATTTTGGTATTGCATGGGATGGAGACTTTGATCGTTGCTTTTTCTTCGACAGTGATGGAGAGTTTATCGAAGGCTATTACCTTGTGGGTCTGCTGGCTGCACAGCTTCTTGAGACGCATCCCGGGTCGAAAATCATCCACGATCCTAGGCTTACCTGGAATACCATTGATATGGTGCATGCCAGCGGTGGGGTGCCGATAGAAAGCAAGACAGGTCATGCATTCATCAAGGAGCGTATGCGGGCAGAGGATGCCATCTATGGCGGTGAAATGAGTGCGCATCATTACTTTCGTGACTTCGCATATTGCGATTCTGGAATGATTCCGTGGTTATTGATTGCCGAGCGTATCAGTCACACAGGCATATCCCTTAAAAAAATGCTTGCCGAGCGAATCGCGGCATTTCCGTGCAGTGGTGAAATTAACTTCACGGTCGATGATGCGGCGCAGGTAATGAATAACCTTGTGACTAAATACGAGTCTCTAGGTGGTGCGTTAAATCGGACTGATGGAGTTAGTTTGGCGTTCAGTGATTGGCGGTTTAACGTTAGAGTGTCAAATACTGAGCCATTGCTTCGACTGAATGTCGAGTCAGTAGCTGATGTGGAATTGATGAAGGCGAAGACAGTAGAGTTAAGTGGCTATATACGTTCCAATCGTTCATAA
- the gmd gene encoding GDP-mannose 4,6-dehydratase — MKRVVITGITGQDGAYLAQLLLDKGYQVYGTYRRTSSVNFWRMAELGVDKHPNLHLVEFDLTDLSAAIRLLQTSGATEVYNLAAQSYVGVSFEQPVTTAEITGIGALNLLEAIRIVNPEIRFYQASTSEMFGKVQAVPQKEDTPFHPRSPYGVAKLYAHWITVNYRESYGIFGCSGILFNHESPLRGREFVTRKITDTVAKIKLGLVDRLELGNLDAKRDWGYAREYVEGMWRMLQADEPDTYVLATNRTETVRDFVTMAFKAAGIDIEWRGSGEDERGFDAATSRELVGVNPRYYRPAEVDLLIGEASKAREKLGWEPKTSLEELCRMMVEADLARNERGASF, encoded by the coding sequence ATGAAAAGGGTGGTCATCACGGGTATCACCGGCCAGGACGGTGCCTATCTAGCCCAGTTGCTGCTGGATAAGGGCTATCAGGTGTACGGCACTTATCGGCGTACCAGCTCGGTGAACTTCTGGCGCATGGCGGAGCTCGGGGTCGACAAACATCCGAATCTACACTTGGTGGAATTTGATCTCACCGATCTTTCCGCGGCGATCCGTCTGCTTCAGACCAGCGGTGCTACCGAGGTGTACAACCTGGCAGCGCAGAGCTATGTCGGCGTATCCTTCGAGCAGCCGGTGACCACGGCCGAGATCACCGGTATCGGCGCGCTCAACCTGCTCGAGGCGATTCGCATCGTTAATCCGGAAATCCGCTTCTACCAGGCCTCGACATCGGAAATGTTTGGCAAGGTGCAGGCCGTGCCGCAAAAGGAAGACACCCCGTTCCACCCGCGCAGCCCTTATGGTGTGGCGAAGCTCTACGCGCACTGGATCACGGTCAACTACCGGGAGTCCTATGGCATCTTCGGATGCAGTGGCATTCTGTTCAATCACGAATCGCCGTTGCGCGGACGTGAATTTGTGACGCGTAAGATCACGGACACCGTGGCCAAGATCAAGCTGGGGCTGGTGGATCGCCTCGAGCTAGGCAACCTCGACGCGAAGCGTGACTGGGGTTATGCCAGGGAATATGTCGAAGGCATGTGGCGCATGCTCCAGGCTGACGAGCCGGATACCTATGTGCTCGCCACCAACCGCACGGAAACTGTGCGCGATTTCGTCACCATGGCATTCAAGGCGGCCGGGATCGATATCGAGTGGCGAGGCAGCGGTGAGGACGAGCGAGGTTTCGACGCAGCCACCAGTCGCGAACTGGTCGGCGTCAATCCGCGTTACTACCGGCCGGCGGAGGTTGATCTGTTGATCGGCGAAGCCTCCAAGGCGCGCGAGAAGCTGGGCTGGGAACCGAAGACGTCGCTCGAGGAGCTCTGCCGGATGATGGTCGAGGCCGACCTCGCTCGGAACGAGCGCGGTGCCTCGTTCTGA
- a CDS encoding glycosyltransferase family 2 protein — MKLSIVIPCYNEEKTIRTIVDAVRASAYDSKEIIIVDDCSKDNTRAILEGEISSLVDKIIYHGVNQGKGAALRTGIQAATGDVVVIQDADLEYDPNEYSLLVEPILQDKADVVFGSRFMGGRPHRVLYYWHRLGNGFLTLLSNMFTNLDLTDMETCYKVFRREIIQGIVIEENRFGFEPEITAKIAKTKSRIYEVGISYYGRTYEEGKKIGWRDGVRAVYCIVKYNLFR, encoded by the coding sequence ATGAAGCTTTCGATTGTGATTCCTTGCTACAACGAAGAAAAAACCATTAGAACCATAGTGGATGCCGTTCGCGCTTCGGCTTACGATTCGAAAGAAATAATTATTGTAGATGATTGCTCGAAAGATAATACCCGTGCAATTCTAGAGGGCGAAATATCGTCATTGGTCGACAAGATCATTTACCATGGTGTAAACCAAGGTAAGGGTGCCGCGCTGCGAACCGGTATTCAGGCTGCAACCGGCGATGTAGTCGTTATTCAAGATGCTGATTTGGAATACGATCCAAATGAGTATTCGTTGCTGGTGGAGCCGATTTTACAGGATAAGGCTGATGTGGTTTTCGGCTCTAGGTTCATGGGCGGGCGGCCGCATCGAGTTCTCTATTATTGGCATCGTCTTGGTAACGGTTTCCTCACGCTCCTTTCTAATATGTTCACGAACCTTGATCTGACAGATATGGAAACCTGTTACAAGGTGTTCCGTCGAGAAATTATTCAAGGCATCGTGATCGAAGAAAACCGCTTCGGATTCGAGCCCGAGATCACTGCAAAAATTGCGAAGACAAAATCGCGCATATATGAAGTCGGCATTTCATATTACGGAAGAACATATGAAGAAGGGAAAAAAATCGGCTGGAGGGACGGTGTTCGTGCCGTTTACTGCATCGTAAAATATAATCTTTTCCGATGA
- a CDS encoding UDP-glucose/GDP-mannose dehydrogenase family protein — MKVTVIGSGYVGLVSGACLSETGNDVLCFDVNQDKIDMLNNGVVPIHEPGLKELIQRNVKAGRLHFTSSAEIAVKHGAIQFIAVGTPPDEDGSADLQYVLAAATSIGKYMDGYKVVVDKSTVPVGTADKVKSAICAELVRRGLDTSFSVVSNPEFLKEGAAIDDFMSPDRVVIGSEDPKAIEIMRALYAPYVRNHDRMIVMNARSAELTKYAANSMLATRISFMNELALLAEETGADIESVRLGIGSDSRIGYSFLYPGCGYGGSCFPKDVKALVKTAKDHGQHLHILSAVEDVNERQKHVLVDKVRGSLGAALSGANVAIWGLAFKPNTDDMREAASRVIIEDLFESGATVTAYDPVAMDEAARIYGEDSRIRFAASPLEACMGADALIIITEWKEFRNPDFDAVKRSLRRAIIFDGRNIYSPDLVRIGGFEYHSIGRR, encoded by the coding sequence ATGAAGGTAACAGTGATTGGATCGGGATACGTCGGCTTAGTTTCCGGTGCCTGCCTGTCGGAAACTGGAAATGATGTATTGTGCTTTGATGTTAATCAAGACAAGATTGACATGCTGAACAATGGAGTTGTTCCTATACATGAGCCAGGGTTAAAGGAATTGATTCAGCGTAATGTAAAGGCGGGTCGGCTGCATTTTACGTCTAGTGCGGAGATTGCCGTCAAGCATGGTGCCATTCAATTCATTGCTGTTGGAACACCTCCTGACGAAGATGGATCTGCGGACCTTCAATATGTTCTTGCTGCTGCTACTAGCATCGGCAAATATATGGATGGATATAAAGTTGTGGTGGACAAGTCAACGGTCCCGGTTGGCACTGCTGATAAGGTCAAGAGCGCCATTTGCGCTGAATTGGTGAGGAGGGGCTTGGATACGTCATTCAGTGTTGTATCTAACCCTGAGTTCCTCAAAGAAGGAGCAGCGATCGATGACTTCATGAGTCCGGATAGAGTTGTTATTGGATCTGAGGATCCTAAGGCGATTGAGATAATGCGCGCACTCTATGCTCCATATGTTCGCAATCATGACCGCATGATCGTCATGAATGCACGTTCAGCCGAACTGACAAAATACGCGGCAAACTCAATGCTTGCGACGCGAATAAGTTTCATGAACGAACTCGCCTTACTGGCTGAAGAAACCGGCGCAGATATCGAGTCTGTACGGCTTGGTATCGGCTCTGACTCCCGCATCGGCTATTCCTTTCTCTACCCCGGATGTGGTTATGGAGGATCGTGTTTCCCGAAAGATGTCAAGGCTTTGGTGAAAACTGCTAAAGACCATGGGCAGCATTTACATATTCTAAGTGCTGTAGAAGATGTTAACGAACGACAGAAGCATGTTTTAGTCGACAAGGTACGTGGTTCACTTGGAGCTGCTTTATCTGGTGCTAATGTCGCCATTTGGGGGCTGGCCTTCAAGCCGAATACTGACGACATGCGTGAAGCGGCAAGTCGTGTGATCATTGAGGACCTGTTTGAGTCCGGAGCGACGGTTACTGCCTATGATCCGGTGGCGATGGACGAAGCTGCACGTATTTATGGAGAGGATTCAAGAATACGCTTTGCGGCATCACCGCTCGAGGCTTGTATGGGCGCGGACGCACTTATAATAATTACTGAGTGGAAAGAGTTTAGAAATCCTGATTTTGATGCAGTGAAAAGGAGTCTTCGGCGAGCAATAATATTCGACGGACGCAATATCTATAGTCCCGATCTGGTCAGAATTGGCGGCTTCGAATATCATTCAATCGGTCGACGCTAA
- a CDS encoding GtrA family protein has product MKIVRYFFVGGAAAALDFLIFAALTGVVHLSWFWSAIASFTAATLFNYVLSIRFVFKSGARFVRKHHELSAVFLVSSIGLMINQAVLWACIDIASIHPLVSKLIGTGVVFFWNYAARKHFVFKTSLNSHNQV; this is encoded by the coding sequence ATGAAAATAGTTCGCTACTTCTTTGTTGGCGGCGCTGCGGCAGCCTTGGATTTTTTGATATTCGCAGCGCTCACCGGAGTGGTGCATCTCTCATGGTTTTGGAGTGCTATAGCCAGCTTTACCGCTGCGACCCTCTTCAACTACGTACTTTCAATTCGTTTCGTTTTCAAGAGCGGTGCGCGCTTCGTGCGCAAGCATCATGAGCTTTCGGCAGTTTTTTTGGTCAGCTCAATTGGCTTGATGATTAATCAAGCTGTTTTATGGGCCTGCATTGACATCGCTTCTATACATCCACTGGTTTCGAAATTGATTGGTACTGGAGTGGTCTTTTTCTGGAACTACGCGGCGAGAAAACATTTTGTTTTTAAGACTTCATTAAACAGCCATAATCAAGTTTAA
- a CDS encoding UDP-glucuronic acid decarboxylase family protein has product MNYQQASKILVTGGAGFLGSHLCERLLAAGSDVLCVDNFYTGSKSNVAHLMSDQRFEVMRHDVTLPLHVEVDKIFNLACPASPIHYQFDPVQTTKTSVHGAINMLGLAKRVGAKILQASTSEVYGDPEVHPQPEGYWGRVNPVGIRSCYDEGKRCAETLFFDYKRQHNLDIKVVRIFNTYGPRMHPNDGRVVSNFIVQALKNENITIYGDGSQTRSFCYVDDLIEVILRTMDTPSEFTGPVNIGNPGEFTMLELAEMVLRLTGGKSKVIHEPLPQDDPRQRKPDISLAKAVMGWEPKISLEDGLKETIAYFRGVVKT; this is encoded by the coding sequence ATGAATTATCAACAAGCTTCTAAGATTCTTGTTACCGGCGGCGCAGGGTTCCTAGGGTCACATCTGTGTGAGCGTTTGCTCGCTGCTGGGAGCGATGTACTTTGTGTTGATAACTTTTACACAGGAAGCAAAAGTAATGTAGCTCATTTGATGAGTGATCAGCGCTTTGAGGTCATGCGCCACGATGTAACTCTCCCTCTCCATGTTGAAGTTGATAAAATCTTCAATTTAGCTTGCCCTGCGTCGCCGATACATTACCAGTTTGATCCCGTGCAAACCACCAAAACTAGTGTGCATGGCGCAATCAACATGCTGGGGCTTGCAAAGAGAGTCGGCGCCAAGATACTTCAGGCTTCGACAAGCGAAGTCTATGGTGACCCTGAGGTCCATCCCCAGCCTGAGGGTTACTGGGGACGCGTAAATCCCGTGGGAATTCGTAGCTGCTATGACGAAGGGAAGCGCTGCGCAGAGACTTTATTCTTTGACTACAAGCGGCAGCACAATTTGGATATTAAGGTGGTGCGTATTTTTAATACGTACGGCCCTCGCATGCATCCGAATGACGGTCGGGTAGTAAGTAATTTCATTGTGCAAGCACTTAAAAATGAAAACATCACGATCTATGGTGATGGTAGCCAAACACGCAGTTTTTGTTATGTTGATGATTTGATCGAAGTAATACTGCGCACGATGGATACGCCTTCAGAATTCACTGGTCCAGTGAATATCGGCAATCCAGGTGAATTTACGATGCTGGAGCTTGCAGAGATGGTGCTTCGTCTGACTGGCGGCAAATCCAAGGTAATACATGAGCCACTTCCGCAAGATGATCCTCGACAAAGAAAACCTGATATTAGTTTGGCAAAGGCTGTAATGGGGTGGGAGCCCAAAATATCCCTAGAGGATGGGCTCAAGGAGACGATTGCTTATTTTAGGGGAGTTGTAAAAACATGA
- a CDS encoding IS3 family transposase (programmed frameshift), with product MRKSKFTESQIVATLKQVEGGRQVKDVCRELGISDATYYVWKSKYGGMEASDIQRLRDVEAEHAKLKRMYAELAMENHALKDLIAKKFVDPAHKRPLLTWLMNHYGWSERRACSAMGLSRSTARYRRRPDRDEEVIALLAELAERFPERGFGKLFQLIRRRGLVWNHKRVWRVYCRMQLNRRRRGKKRVPNRHPMPLAAGEQINASWSIDFMSDALWDGRRFRTFNVIDDFSREALAIEVDLNLPATRVIRTLERIAAWRGYPAKLRLDNGPEFIALALAEWAERKGITLDFIEPGRPMQNGFIERFNGSFRRGVLDMYIFRTLTEVREHAERWLADYNNEIPHDSLDGLTPVEFRLQNDPATSNLAWH from the exons ATGCGCAAGAGCAAGTTCACCGAAAGTCAGATCGTCGCGACGCTGAAGCAGGTCGAAGGCGGTCGGCAGGTCAAAGATGTGTGCCGCGAGTTGGGCATATCGGACGCCACGTACTACGTGTGGAAGTCCAAGTATGGCGGGATGGAAGCGTCCGACATACAGCGGCTGCGCGACGTCGAGGCGGAGCACGCCAAGCTCAAGCGGATGTATGCCGAGCTGGCGATGGAGAACCACGCGCTGAAGGATCTGATTGCAAAAAAGT TTGTAGACCCGGCGCACAAGCGCCCGCTGCTGACGTGGTTGATGAATCACTACGGCTGGAGCGAGCGCCGGGCTTGTTCGGCGATGGGCTTGTCGCGATCAACGGCGCGTTACCGCCGCCGACCGGATCGGGACGAGGAAGTGATTGCGCTGCTCGCTGAACTGGCGGAACGGTTTCCAGAGCGTGGCTTCGGCAAGCTGTTTCAGCTGATTCGACGCCGCGGTCTGGTGTGGAACCACAAGAGGGTGTGGCGCGTGTATTGCCGGATGCAACTCAATCGCCGCCGACGCGGCAAGAAGCGTGTACCGAACCGGCATCCGATGCCCTTGGCGGCTGGCGAGCAGATCAACGCTAGTTGGTCGATCGACTTCATGTCCGACGCCCTGTGGGATGGGCGGCGCTTCCGGACGTTCAACGTGATTGACGACTTCAGTCGCGAAGCACTGGCCATCGAGGTCGACCTCAACCTGCCCGCCACGCGTGTCATCCGCACGCTGGAGCGGATTGCGGCCTGGCGCGGCTATCCGGCCAAGCTTCGCCTGGACAACGGGCCGGAATTCATCGCACTGGCGCTGGCCGAATGGGCCGAGCGCAAAGGCATCACTCTGGACTTCATCGAGCCCGGCAGGCCCATGCAAAACGGCTTCATCGAGCGTTTCAACGGCAGCTTCCGCCGTGGCGTGCTCGACATGTACATCTTCCGCACGCTCACCGAAGTACGTGAGCACGCGGAACGGTGGCTGGCCGACTACAACAACGAGATTCCCCACGACAGCCTCGACGGGCTCACGCCCGTCGAATTCCGACTTCAGAACGACCCGGCAACCTCTAATTTAGCTTGGCACTGA